The genomic segment TATGAAGCTCGATATGACATGGCGAGTTATTGTATTGTTGTTTTTAGTGAACCGAGCTTGCTCAACTATAAGATCTTAGCGAGgaccgccacctccacatgtgaatgtgtctacaacaacaatgttctgctcacctataggagcttgacgagatgactacctccacatgcaaatatgaGGGCATTACAACCACAACAATAAAAGTTGTTCTCACTGAGTTGATGTTTTCATGCAGGCAACAACATACATAAATGGGCTATTACAGAAAATTTGCTCCACTAGCCgcacgtagaatagcgttccaagcacctcgatcttctgcgcccgttttataatctctgacactaaatttcgaggtgtctcccaccacttgatctttccatcgggcttttggtcttcccggtttgcttgtaccaccgtgtttgccttcaaaagacttctttgctggagctgcttcattcattttgacatgacttggccaacgcagccgttgttttTTTGAcaagtgtaactatgctatcgtcatcatacagttcgtggttcataagacgcctatattctccattaacgcaaactggtccatatattttacgacgaATCTTTCTctaacactccaagcactacctcgtctggtttcacaagtacccatgcctcagaactattgggttgcccaaaaagtaattgcggatttttcatatagtcggcgttgacaaattttttcacagcttgtgactgtaattgcattctttcttctgtcagttaacagctgttacttttagcttgctttagaaaaaaagtgtaaaaaaagtttatttgattaaagttcattctaagttttattaaaaatgcatttactttctttaaatgcataaaaaatccgcaattactttttgggcaacccaatacataacaACACAGGAaatatcagtgttttgtatagtgtaatctttgtctgtcgagaggtggccttatttctaaactgcttactgaatccaaagtagcatctgtttgccagtattattctttgctttatttcaaaactggtgtcattcgtttcggttacggcggtgccgagttagataaagttgctgactatctcaaagttgtggttcccaactttctccattttctttatctgatcggttgtacagggcgttttgggagtCGATAGTATTCAGTTCGTTTTATCTCGATTTAGTGCCAggtccattttcactgattccctTTCGCTgcagtcaccggaagtagtacggtgaccgacctatgatatcgatgtcttcGGCAGGCAACGAAGTGATAGGAAAATGTATTATATTGGCGATAGTTGTAAGTCCTTGTGGCCTTTCAATTTTGTCGTATTCTTATATCGttccttataaaaaaaaaacatattctttaaggaataaaaaaacaaagttttttttttattaaggttGCGCTTCGTTTCCGTGCGGATGAGACCTTAAGTTATAACgagttaattaaaaattatttaaaatatatgtaaaaaagCCTTtcttacaaaagaaaaaatgtatgctcgtaaattttatataacagttgacaaaaatttaagccaatacAATGCCTTAAATTAAGaattaatagaaaaaatatttaaatacaaaTTCCAAACGGGTAGCTAAACTTAATTGGGGTATTGTGTGGCTGGCAAACAATGAAAAGTACTATATGAATTTTAAAAGGTAAGTCAAACAATAATCGTTTATATATCCAAAGGTCTTTTTGTTTTCAGTTTATAAACAAGTTGGATAacctttttctaaaaatttgaatGACTTACAGAGTTGATAGAAATTCTAGAAATAAATGCAAGAAACAATCAAAAGGTGTGAACAAATAAATCCCTAGacgaaaatttaatatataactCTGAGATCGTTAAGGGATATGAAAAATCACACCATACAGCAAAATCTCTCTTCATGTTTTTTGACATCAGAAAATTATTGGcaaattatatttaattaataaagcttaggggcatttgtttttctttccatAGCCAACATATGCTAAAaacgttttgtttttctttccatAGCCAAAACGGCATTTGTTTTTCTCTCCATAGCCAACATATGCTAAAAACGTAGGTGGTGGAATTTCCTTTAAtaatcattttgttttttattctttaAACTCACTGGTCTTTGGGAGTTCTCTTTTCATTTAACTATACTCGTAAATTTCCCTCTCCTTCTCTCTATTGTAAATTATTGATAAACCAAAAAGTTTTCGGTTTGGGTAATTTTCTGGGCGAATGCTTTACCCATTTCCGTGGGGGCACTAAAGGCTATTTTATCCAAGGGTATTTCCTCAccataaatggtatttaattgCACTGCTTGTATGAGTTTTGTCGCGATATGGAAACGCCGATGCAAGGGTGAAACCCATATGCGGGATATGCCACATCTGAAATGATAAACAAatagaatttttgtttatttgttttggctACTAGAGCTGTTTATTTTGGATATATCATTCTTTTTTGCGATTGTTGAGCTTAAATGACCAATGGTGTGTTATCCATGCCCTATTGTCTGATAGCTGGTAATTTCTTTCAtcaattcataaaaaataatttctcctTTGTAGCACACATTCTCGTGGTCATTGAAGCTCGACTAACGCAACatagaatgaaataaaatttatatatatttttttcaaattcttagGTTTCAAAAGATTTCCCTTACTTGGCCTCAAATTGTTCTTCTGTACAGCAATCGACACCATTGATATTCATATACTTGTTGGCCTTCTCCAGGGGCTGCACCAAACATAGACCAACAATTTGCATTTTTCTTACAGCAAAATAGGCAACAAACGTTTTTGGTATGATGTATGATGAAAAGCCCAGCTCTTTATCAACAATtttcaatatatccataagACGTTCTTTGCGCTTCAAGGCCGATGATTCAGTCAAACGTATTATACGACCATCAGGTCCCCATTCCGGATATATAGCCATTATATCTTCATCAATCCAACCCTTAAAGCGCAGCACATGCAGCGAGGCATGAAAGTCCCGATGTAATTTCTCCTCTTCAGGTTCATGGGCGGTATAGACTAAACCGCACTGTCGGCACTGATGGGCTCCAAATTGTTTTTGTCCTGCATCTATTTGATATTGATCGCAGCCATAGCCACCATTCCAAGAACGTGGTTGTTTACGTTTGGTAACTGGCACAGCCAAGGGTTGACAACCTCCTGGATAAAAAATGGGATATAATTTGGTTGCAGCTGCTGATGCCTCAGCCTCCACAGATGATTCTTGGGTTTGTGTTATGTTTTCAATGCCATTTGTTTGCAGCGTAGTGCTGCTGTTGTTATCGCCCACATTGCTTGCTGGTTGTTGTGGGGGTTCCGCCACATACACCACACCTGTTCCTTCATTACTCTCCGCTTTCAAATCAAGAGCCATATATTGCGAAAGTATAGCATTGGCTTCCTCTTTTCTTTGTTCATAATTGGCtatgaaaatatcaaaattttcttcGGTACACAAACTATTCTCTTCCAGGAAATCCAAAAAGGCTTCCTGTTGGGCAATAACCTGCAGATCGATGGTATTATAGGGAATTTTGTGGCGAAAATCTTGCTGCTGACCCGTCACTACCATTACCAAATCATCGATAATGCGTTCAGCCTCTTCCTTATGATTATCGGGATCTGCTATGAATATGGTGAAATTATCTTCCGTGCATATGTTGTTTGTAATCAGAAAGTCCAAGAGTAACTGTTGTCGCTCTATAATCTCAGGATCGTTGGTATTGTAAGGCAGACGTTTTATAAATTCACTATAATCCGGCTTAATATCATCTTTGATATCTTGTCTAAGATCTTCACCAAGAACCACCGGTGTTTGGAGTTCTTTTTGCTTGTGCATCAGGGATAATTGCTCATCGATTTGatccaaaaattcattttcattggGATCATTATCATTGGGAATTCTATGGTTTTCATCTTCTACATCATTTTGATCGGTATCGATAATATCTCCGAATGCTGTGTCATCGAGATTACGCAGTATAGCATCTACGGTTGCCTGTTCATCAGAGAATTCACTGGTTactagaaataaaataataagcaGATtacaaattatataaaaaaaaacaataaatttaaaaatatagaaatttttcatgtttagCGCTTAATTTATTTGGTCTTGAAATAGTTTCAGATTATTGTCCTGCCACAGCTGATGGTAATCTGTTTATATTACAAATAGAACAACAAACAACCTTTTTTCaagttaggcagaaaatgttggtttatacccaccgccataggatggggggattgctaatctattcattccgtttgtttgactccataaagtatttataatcTTAATCgtatctcttgaaattttgcagagatacttagtattgatgtatgtcgttggggattgcaaatgggccatatcggttccgatttagatacagctcccatataaaccgatctcccatataagcaatcccatggcagccggttgtacgtaacgGATTGGCCCGATGAAGTCTTTCgtcggcaaaggctgccgcctcagggtataacacactgctagaacaacaaccccgatagacgggatgacaagacctcagtcacttttggtgacttagccgtgactgatccgaggagatgcgccagattgttcaactgtcaatttattgtgcatcccgagagtcaTTCAAAGCGTCATCCATCAAAGAATCTGGATTTTCCTGGAaatgagtaccttaccactgtcctcaacctgtctgtGAACACTCTTaaagttcccgatgtctggaaaatggacaAAGTGATCCCGCAACTGAAGCCTGGAAACGAACCGAGGTTGAGGGAGTCGTACAGAGCGATTTCTCTTCTATCACTAGTAGCAAAGGCCCTTtggggcattactcctcccgagccttctAGAAGAATTCCTATTCGCCGAGtaacaacatggatttcgaaggctgcatagcacaacaattgctttgcatgccatcaccgcacacatttgccatgaCTTGAattagcccaggccatgtgataggacggtcctcgtggcactggacatatcgaaggcattcgatgcAGTCAGCcaagccaaactatttgaggacatggcCAACACGACCCTCCagtcaggcctgaaacgttgggtcgcgaattatctgtttggttgtcagtcatttgtggaaattagggataagaagtcgaagcaccgtagagtttAACAGgtagttccccaaggtggggtgatatctccggcactgtttaacctctacctatcctccattccaccccctccagacggcatagagatcgtatcatatgccaaatcttcagccacattgttcgctacaaatacgcgtgaggtgaatgccgAACTGACTGTGATGGTTGATGCAGAAATAATTCCGAACATAatttgtcccaaaatacttggcatcacatttgacagctcttacacattttcctcacatgccacagcaatttgcgataaagtcaatagtagaaacaaggtcctcaagtcacttgccggcagcacttggggtgaaGAGAAAGATACCTTATTGACCACGTGCAAAGCAAATTGGGCGGTCTGTGGTTATGCAGAGCCACtctggtctcgtcagctttgtgacacgcactggaataatattcagatctgtcgaATGACTACCTCCGAACTGCAACGGGTtgtcttctcagttctcatgtggaccacctccatcaggagacaaagatcctactcgtgcgaagacataactacatactgtctaagcaataccttttgggctgttatcgcagagaccatccaaatcatcatcttgtggatagatatccaccgcccagaagccttaaggtagatctacatgatttagagcgtgaggttcagcgctacaagagagaacctctagatcaagtggGTCTAGACACATTCATGGAGATAAGGtaacagatgcggtaaatagctaccgggtgaatatagtccttggagaacgaccgcctcccattgcacctgaagaaattgacctcctccCGGAGGTCACCAAagcagagtagttctggctcaattacgttccggcagatgcaatcgcctcaactcctacagagcaaggtttgatgccgacgtgcaagatgtatgtaaccagggaccgcacgatacacgtcacctgtttaactgcaagaaactgctacaacaacaacgacctatctaccgatttaacttcttgagcccctacaagccgcaatttcgcatgtagtgttctgttattacttccaacaactgtgcctagtacggtctgaatcggtccatcatctgatatagttcccatataaaccgatctcccgatttgaattcttgagctcttacaaaccgcaattttggtccgattttgctgcatatggggctcaaatgatcgggaccaactgtctaaccgacgtcccacccgcaaataggacgtatttgctcactatgacattttgggtcttaaagacagtggagctcgatattcatagtttttagggcccataccccaaaccggacatatttgctgacttttgcagtaagaggtttaaataaaaggtatttgagattagcaaacgtatttgataccccattttgaggccaatggcaatatagggttcaaataaatgatatttgagagtagagcaagatgatgatatatttccagggctaagtgtttgggcgaccacctcactccccaaaacacccctaaatcagacatatttaccgaccatgtcaatgtggggctcaagtgGTATTggtgagtagagcacgaaattgatacccactttcggaaccaattttgtgGGTGTCTACcatttccccaaaaacaacccacaaacagcaattatttactgaccgacgcaatatggggctcaaattaggaTATTTGGGACTTGAAACGGATCTGATAATCAAATGTGGAACCATGTATTTGGCgcaccaccccttccccaaaacaccacccccCGGTGGCGGTGGAGTAGGGCTCGAAATTCATACGCACttacgggaccacgtttctggtggttcacaccacccccttaacccaccaaccactaCCATGGGGCACTTCCCACTACCAAAAtccatatgagaatatcgggctccaataaagagttttaagctaaaataagtctttaacattcaaacttaaatcaCCATAAACcctgcga from the Stomoxys calcitrans chromosome 1, idStoCalc2.1, whole genome shotgun sequence genome contains:
- the LOC106093413 gene encoding N-acetyltransferase eco is translated as METPKSAAQQIRSMRNHTPRLSERKKKLFDSRLDKHADNEDEDVLMMGLRPLSSSKSKNGFNQKTPNSTKTIEALMGGRGSSSCKKTPRVISFFENESEAEDEEQASPSTRRSVRLSGKKGVSPNSSKSGSELSSSPHKENIPIKTPSRKQQQEDKQLQKMFTTSMQITPREKTIVIEDTSSEDDDEVVDSKREKAKKNLNKRCVTEASTGLSPMRKVAKTSVSPLDKSGSISTKSFYSGAKVSPPSAGRSMCRNLFGSSLRLNTNNSPPLQGKSSAPAKCQHQPKRNDPFLFNRGVRHKIRKRSIVNQRHYAPVDIDRILSNVRNEKLRKLITTTREEKKQIEKIHNIFRQGSNPIAMAKPLASLTIQDDTNNNNVPISGKSPNKTCYNNSNSPRAARTYQLDTDFSDIECDSEEVEDEDENEAFENALRAMDKEVIPIVSYANSYADDALSTKSEDAMSVSSTKRKFFKSGRQTNTRKEVKITDNIRATVKANGKLRLVEEKKKVKKRLKIRNSVTSEFSDEQATVDAILRNLDDTAFGDIIDTDQNDVEDENHRIPNDNDPNENEFLDQIDEQLSLMHKQKELQTPVVLGEDLRQDIKDDIKPDYSEFIKRLPYNTNDPEIIERQQLLLDFLITNNICTEDNFTIFIADPDNHKEEAERIIDDLVMVVTGQQQDFRHKIPYNTIDLQVIAQQEAFLDFLEENSLCTEENFDIFIANYEQRKEEANAILSQYMALDLKAESNEGTGVVYVAEPPQQPASNVGDNNSSTTLQTNGIENITQTQESSVEAEASAAATKLYPIFYPGGCQPLAVPVTKRKQPRSWNGGYGCDQYQIDAGQKQFGAHQCRQCGLVYTAHEPEEEKLHRDFHASLHVLRFKGWIDEDIMAIYPEWGPDGRIIRLTESSALKRKERLMDILKIVDKELGFSSYIIPKTFVAYFAVRKMQIVGLCLVQPLEKANKYMNINGVDCCTEEQFEAKCGISRIWVSPLHRRFHIATKLIQAVQLNTIYGEEIPLDKIAFSAPTEMGKAFAQKITQTENFLVYQ